The window CGCGACCTCGCAGCGACCATCCGCGAGCGCGATATCGAGTCCGTCGCCGTCTGTCTGCTGCACTCCTACGCCGACCCCGCGAACGAACAGGCCGTTGCCGAGGTTCTACGCGAGGAACTCGAAGTCCCGGTTTCGGCCTCCCACGAGGTGCTCGCGGAGTTTCGCGAGTTCGAACGCACGTCGACGACGGCGGTCGATGCCTACGTGCGACCGGCAATCGACGACTACGTCGGCCGACTGGTCGAGCACGCACGCGAGGACGGACTGCCAGCCCCGCGAATTATGCAGGCAAACGGCGGCATCGCAGATCCCGAAACCGTCCGTGAACATGCCGTCACGACGGTTCTCTCCGGTCCCGCAGCAGGCGTCGTGGGCGCAGGAGCGACAGTCGACGCAGACGAGCGCGGTGCAGAGAGCAAGGATGGGGTCTCGCTCGAGGGGCTGGTCACCTTCGATATGGGCGGCACCTCGAGCGACGTGAGCCTCGTCCGCGACGGGCAGGCGGAACGGACCACGGACGCCGAAATCGACGGCATTCCGATCCGAACGCCGATGGTCGACGTGAACACCGTCGGCGCGGGCGGTGGCTCGATTGCCTGGGTCGACGGCGGCGGCGCGCTCCGGGTTGGCCCCCGCTCTGCGGGTGCCGATCCGGGGCCAGTCTGCTACGGCAACGGCGGCACCGAGCCGACCGTCACCGACGCAAACGTCGTCCTCGGCTACATCGGCCCCGAAACCGCACTGGGCGGTGAGATAACTCTCGACATCGACGCTGCCCGCGAGGCCCTCGAGCGACTCGCAGACGAAGCCGACTTAGACGGCGCGCTCGAGGCCGCCCGCGGCGTCTATCGCGTTGCGAACGCGACGATGACACGAACAATCCGCGCGGTGACGGTCGAACGCGGCCACGATCCGCGCGAGTTTGCGCTGGTGGGCTTCGGCGGCGCGGGGCCGATGCACGCCACAACGCTGGCCGATGCCCTCGAGATCGGGCGCGTCGTCGTCCCGCGACCCGGCGGCGTCCTCTCTGCGTTCGGTCTGCTGGCGGCCGACGAGAGCTACGACGCCGTTCGGACGGTCGGCTCACAACTGGATGCTGCAGAGTCAGAGACACTCGAGGCCGTCTACGACGACCTCGTCGCGGACGTGCTCACAGAGGCCTCGGACCCCGACGCCGCACAGGTCGAACGCGCTGCGGACTGTCGCTACGCCGGCCAGAGTTTCGAGTTGATCGTTTCCGTCGATGAGTCACTCGATCTCGAGACCGTCGCCGAGCGCTTCCATCAGGCTCACGAGCGCGCCTACGGCTATGCACTCGAGGAGGCAATGGAAATCGTCAACCTGCGCGCGACGGCAACGGTTCCGGGCGAGGAACCGACCATCCACCACGACGGCGCGGGCGACGCACGCGTCGGAACGCGCGAGGCGTACTTTCCGGAAACCGGCGACGACTCCCGAGAAACCGCGGTCTACGACCGTGATCGACTCGAGGCGGGAGCAACGCTCGCGGGGCCGGCAATTCTCGAGCAGGCCGAAAGTACGACCGTCGTCCCGCCGTCGTGGACGGGCGAACTGCTGGCCAACGGGACGCTCGTTTTGACTCGTGCGGACGAGACGGAGGTGGGCGACCGATGACCGAACGCTCATCAATCGATCCGGTGACGCTCGAGGTCTTGCGAAACCAACTCGAGAGCGTCGCCGAGGAGATGGGCCAAACGCTCATCCGGGGTGCGTACTCGCCGAACATCAAGGAACGCCGGGACTGCTCGACGGCGCTGTTCGACGCCGAGGGCCGGATGATCGCCCAGGCCGAGCACATTCCGGTGCATCTGGGGGCGATGCCCGCGGCCGTCGACGCGGTCCTCAAGTGCGACCCCGAACCGGGCGACGTGTTCGTGCTCAACGACCCGTTCGCGGGTGGGACGCACCTGCCGGACGTGACGATGGTCTCGCCGCTGAGCGTCGGTACGGACGGCGAAGAAGGCGACGCGAGCGAAATCGTCGGCTACGCCGTCTCCCGCGCCCACCACGCAGACGTTGGCGGGATGACCCCCGGAAGCATGCCCGCCGGCGCACAAGAGATCTACCAGGAGGGACTCCGATTGCCCCCAACGCGACTCGTCGCGGGTGGTGAGACACGCGAGGACGTACGCTCGCTGATCCTCGCGAACGTCCGCAATCCACGCGAGCGACGGGCCGACCTCAGAGCCCAGCGAGCCGCAAACGAACGCGCCAGCGAGCGCCTCGAGAGCCTCATTTCCGAACACAGCCGCGAGACAGTTCTCGAGGGTTTTTCCGCCGTCATCGACTACTCGCGCGAGCGAATCGAATCGGAACTCGAGGCACTGCCAGATGGCACCTATCGGGCGACCGACGTGCTCGAGGGCGACGGCGTCACCGACGAAGACATCGAAATATGCGCAGCGGTGACGGTCAACGGCGCGACACTCGAGGTCGATTTCACGGGCACGGCCGACCAGCTCGCGGGTAACTGTAACGCGCCACTCGCGGTCGCAACAAGCGCGGTCTACTTCGTCGTGCGCTGTCTCACAGATCCCGAAATCCCGCCGAACGAGGGGTGTTACGAGCCCGTTGACGTGCACGCACCCGAGGGAACTCTATTAAATCCTGAGCCGCCAGCCGCCGTGGTCGGCGGCAACGTCGAAACCAGCCAGCGCGTGACGGACGTGGTCTTTGCCGCACTCGCACAGGCCGCACCCGACCGCGTGCCAGCGCAGGGCCAGGGAACCATGAACAACCTCACTATCGGCGGCCGTGACGGCTCGTTTACCTACTACGAGACCATCGGCGGCGGCTTCGGCGCACGCCCCGACAAAGACGGCATGGATGGCGTGCAGGTCGGCATGACCAACACCCTGAACACGCCCGTCGAATCCCTCGAGGCCGAGTACCCACTTCGGGTCGAGCGCTACGCGCTGCGCGAGGGAAGTGGCGGCCGCGGCCGATTCCGTGGCGGGATGGGCATCGAGCGCAGCGTCACCCTCGAGTCAGATGCGACGGTTTCGTTGTTGACCGAGCGCCGCCGTCACGCACCGAAAGGCGTCGCGGGCGGCGAAGACGGCGCAGTCGGCGAGAATCTAATCGACGGCGAGTCCATGCCCGCGAAGACGACCGTCGACGTGGAGGCGGGGACCACAGTGACTGTGCGGACGCCCGGCGGCGGCGGACACGGAGAGCCTGAAACGGACGAGGAGTGAGGGCTCGAAGAGACGAGATTCGCGGCCGTTACGCCCGTAGGTACGTGACGAGTTGATCGACCGTTTCATCCAGCGGTCCAGAGTCGATGCGGCCAAACCACTCTCGAATATCGCTGTGCGGTAGTGAGACGACTCCCCACGGGACGAGAAAGCTCTGCTTCGGGAGCCCACCCTCGAGAAAGTCGTCGTTGGTAACCGGAATCGTTTCGTCGTACCATGTTTGGGTTGTGAACGTTACTGCAACGTACTGTTCACCATCGAATGGATGCGCATCAGTGTTGAGTATGACGAAGGGACGGCTCGTTTTCTCCTCATTAAACGGATCGCCTGCCTCGACTACATCACCGCGTTCGTACTTCATTCCGTCTCGTCCTCACGCTCGGCCGGATGCGATCTATCAGCACTGGCGGCGCGCCATGCATCCATGTCCTCGGAACCGAGGGTATCGTTCAGTGTCTCGAGGCTGCGGCTGAAATCGACGGCCGACCGAATCCGTTCTTGATCACCGGCGGCCCAGTACGGTGGCTTGTGCCGGACGAGGTCGCGCTCTTTCAGTCGACTGAGTACTGCACTGACAGCATTTGGGTCGATATCCGTTGTGTCGGCTATCTCTCGCCGACGAAACGCTTTATCATCGTTAGACAGGAGAAACGAGAGTATTTGCTCTGCGTTCGTCGTTCCAGAATCGAATTCAGACTCTCGTTCGAACGTCTCGATATCGATCGGCATGTATCAGTATACGTGTTTGGAACGTATGGCTGTTTTCCTGTTTTTGATGGTTGTCTCCTAGAGTGCCAACAGCAACTAGTCACACCTGTTCTGGAGATGCCGGTGACGGTGCCCTTTTGACGCCGCTCGCCCACCCTCCGGTATGGAACTTACGCCAGTGACGGACCTGCCCGAGATCCGTCCCGGCGACGACCTCGCCGCACTGATCGCGGACCGGGCCGGCGACGACCTCGAGTCAGGCGACGTACTCACCGTCGCGAGCACAATCGTCTCGAAAGCCGAGGGGCGCGTGGCAGACCTCGAGGAGTACCCAGTCAGCGCGCGGGCACAGGAAATCGCGGATACAATTGGCGACCTCACGGACGAGGAGAAAGACCCGCGATTCGCCCAGGCGGTGCTCGAGGAGAGCACCGAACTCCTGATCGACTGTCCGTTCTTGCTCACCGAAACCCGGTTTGGCCATATCTGCGTCAACGCGGGGATCGACCAGTCGAACGTGCCGGGACACGACCTGTTGCTCCTGCCGAAGCGACCGGCGAAAAGCGCCGAGCGCATTCGCGAAGGACTCGCGGAACACGGCCACGACGATATCGCCGTAATCGTCACGGACACCTGCGGCCGCCCGTTCCGCCACGGCCAGCGTGGGGTTGCACTCGGCTGGGCAGGCATGCCCGCGAGCCGTGACTGGCGCGGCGAGGTGGACCGTGACGGCGACGAACTCGAGGTCACGGTTCAATCCGTGGTCGACGAACTCTCCTCGGCGGCGAATCTGGTAACTGGTGAGGGCGCAGACGGCGTACCCGCCGTCGTCGTCAGCGACTGGGAGTTCGGCGATCTCGAGGGCAGCGACGAACTGTTCCGCTCGGTTGAGGACGACCTCGTTCGGCAAGCGCTTCGTGAGTGGGACTGGAAGGGTGGTGCCTAATGGCGGGCAAGAACACACAGACCGACGGCGACGCACCGACCTGGGGCATCGAACTCACACCCGAGCATCCACTCGAGGAGATTGCCGAACTGGCCGCGCTCGCCGAAACGGAAGGGTTCGATCTGGCGCTCTCGAGCAGCCACTACTTCAATCGCGATCCGTTCGTTGCGCTCTCGCAGATGGCAAGTGCAACCGACGACATTCGGCTGGGTCCGGGTGTGGTCAACCCCTACGAGACCCATCCCGTACGACTCGCTGCACAGGCGGCGACGATTGACGAGGTCAGCGACGGGCGCGGCGTCTTCGGCATCGGCGCTGGCGACCGCTCCGCGCTATCGAATCTCGGCGTCGAGCACGACCGGCCACTCCGGCGCGTCCTCGAGACGTTCGATGTTGCACGGGACCTCTGGGCGGGCGAGACAGTCAGTCACGACGGTACTTTCACCGCAAAAGACGCCTCGTTGAATCTCGAGGCGTGCGAACTGCCGGTCTACGTCGGCGCGCAGGGACCACACATGCTGCGGATGAGTGCGAAACACGCCGACGGCGTCCTGATCAACGCGGCGCATCCGCGCGATCTCGAGTGGGCGGCGGGTCAGATTGAGCAGGGACTCGAGGAGCGACCCGAAGAACACGGTGCGTTCGAATCACTCGCATTCGCGTCGGTCAGCGTTGCCGCCGCCGAAGACGAGGCACGCGAGGCAGCTCGCCCGCCCGTCGCCTTTATCGCGGGTGCAGCGGCCGAACCAGTACTCGAGCGCCACGAAATCGACCGCGAAGCCGCCGAGGCAGTGAGCGACGCCTTGGAACGGGGCGAACTCGGCGAGGCGTTCGGCTGCGTCACACCCGAGATGATCGACGCGTTCTGTATCGCGGGGACCACGGAGACGGTGGCCGAGCAGTTCGAAGCCGCCCTCGAGTTCGTCGACGGCATCGTCGTCGGCTCGCCGATTGGGCCGGACCTCGAGGACGGGATCAAACGCGCGAGCGAGGCGCTCGAGCGTGCAAACGAGCGATGAAAATCCGAGCGGTGGGCGTCAGTTCGACGTAAAGAGGCTGCCGACGGCACCGAGGGTCAACACGCCGAAGACGCCGAGCGAGAAGACGACAAGGAGCGTCCCAACGAGGACGAGCAGCGGTGCAAGGCCATCGCCCATTGCGACTTCCATGAAGTGTTCGTTCATCTCAATGATGTTGTCGATGATGACGTTGAGTGGAACGGTGGTGTCCATGTGTAGAGGTTGCAAACGATGGTACTTGGCGGTGCCGGTCCAGACTCGAGGATGTGCCCGTGCACGCGCACCAGACGACCACGGCATGCCGGTGGTCCTAAACGCGATCCGTTCATCTGTGAGTGTATGAGCGATGATGCACGACTCTCCGATTTCAGCCGTGAGCCAGCAGAGTCTGGAGACGACTCAGGCGAGGACGAAAACGAAAACGAGAGCGACGCGGAGCCGATGAGGTCATCAGTAGAGAGCGACTCGGCGAGTGCACTTGCGACGTACGCCTGGGGCGAGTACGTCTGTGCTCGCTGTGAGACGGACAGTGAGCGCGTCTGGAAAGACGATGACGTGTTCGTCTGCCCAGACTGCAAAGACTGGTAGGAAGCGTCGAAACCGGGAGAAGTGACGCGGTCCGGCTTAGTTCTCGAGGGCCTGACTGCCTTCGCGAAGGCCGCGCATGTAGCCGATGGCGAACAGCCGACCGAGCATGTGGTAGCCAGGGTTCGAGTTGTCCTCGCCGGCCATCGTCGGGACGTGGTCGGGACGCATCGGCACGTCGTCATCGACGTGGGTCTCGTAGGCGTGCATGGCGGCGAACATGTCCGTCGGGCCGTCATCGTGCCAGGTTTCAACAAAGCGGTCGCGGTCACCCTCCACGTCGCGGAAGTGGATGAAGTTGATCTTCTCGCCGAAGCGTTCGATCGTCTCAGGGATGTCGACGCCCATCGCAGCGAAGTTGCCCTGACAGAACGTGATCCCGTTGTGCTCGCTGTCGTAGCTATCGACCACGCGCTGGTAGGCCTCAGGGCTGTTGATGATGCGTGGCATGTCGCCAAGCGATTCGCGGGGCGGGTCATCAGGATGGAGCCCGAGTTTGACGCCGGCTTCTTCGGCGACTGGCGTGACCTCCTCGAGGAAGTACTCGAGGGCCTCCCAGAGCTGGTCGGCGGTGACGTCGGCGGCCTCGCGGTGGTCGGGTGAGCCGAGTTTGTCGTTGTCGAAGCCGGTGACGTAGGAGCCGCCGCGGGACTCGAGGTGGGCTTCGGTGCGCGCCCAGCGGGTGCCGGCCATCCAGTCGTAGCAAACGACTGGGATGCCGACGTCGCCACAGTCCCGCAGGAACTGTTTGAACACCTCGATGTCTGCATCGCGGCCCTCCTCGCCGAGGCGGACGCGATCCGGGATCGGGACGCTGCCTTCGATGACGTCGATGGTGAGGCCGGCGTCGACGAACCAGTTTTGCATCGCTCGAAGTTCGTCGTATGTCCACTGACTCTGGTTGTCGCCGATTTCGAGAGTGTGGACGACGACGCTGTCGACGCCGAGTTGTTTGGCCTGCTGCCAGCGCTCGTCTGGCTGGCGCGGCAGAATAAGGGATGGTGTGACCATAGCGAGCGATTTGAGTCCGCTTGTATATATCTTACCAAGCGCGAGAGTCGCTGAGTGAAGCAAGCCGTCTCTGCGACAGCACCGTAGGTGACTAGATGTGTAGGGACCAGCGTTTTTTCCGACACGCAATTGTACACGGTATGGACTTTCGGGAGCCGGAAACGCTCATTCCAGCGGCCGTCGAAACACTCCCGATCAATTTTGCCATCCTCGATAGCGATGGGACGATCCTGTACACGAACGACGCCTGGCAAGCGTTCGGCGAGGCTAACGACATCGACATTCGGCCCGATACAATCGGGACTAACTATCTCGAGATCACCAGACAGGCGGAGACAGAGACGGCACAAACGGCAGCCGCCGGGTTAGCCGAGATTCTATCGGGCGAGCGAGAACTCTTCGAACTCGAGTATCCGTGTCACTCGCCCGAAACGCAGCGGTGGTTTCTCATGCGGGCAGCGCAGTTCACCGAGGATGGGCAGCGATTCGTCGCTGTCGCACACTTCGATATCACTGATCGCTACCAGTACCAGCGGCAGTTAGAAGCGTCCAACGAGCGCCTCCAGCAGTTCGCCTACGTCGCCTCCCACGACTTACAGGAGCCACTCCGGATGGTCACGAGTTACCTGCAACTGCTCGAGCAGCGGTACGCCGACGAACTCGACGAGGATGCCGAGGAATTCATTGAGTTCGCCGTCGACGGTGCCCGACGGATGGAAGCTATGATCGAGGGACTGCTTGCCTACTCCAGAGTTGAAACGCAGGGGGCATCCTTCGATTCGGTTGCGCTCGAGGCCGTGTTGGACGATGTACTGACCGATCTCGAGATTCAGATCGAAGAAACCGATGTTGAAATCACTGCCGAGTCGTTGCCGACCGTCAACGGAGACCCCAGCCAACTTCGTCAACTCTTCCAGAACCTGTTAGATAACGCCATCACGTACAGTGGTGAGCAGACGCCACAGGTGTCGATTAGCGCCCACCGTGAAGGAGACGAGTGGGTCATTTCGATCAGTGACGAGGGAATTGGTATTGATCCGGACGAGACGGACCGGGTGTTTGAGGTGTTCCAGCGACTCCACAGCCACGAGGAGTACAACGGGACAGGAATCGGCCTCGCACTCTGTAAACGGATCGTCGAACGACACGGGGGCGAGATCTGGGTTTCCTCTGCCCTCGGCGACGGCTCGACGTTCTCGTTTACGCTGCCAGCGGCGGACGCGTGATCGCTGGCTTGAGGCCCGTTCCTGTCGCCTTTCAGTAGTCAATCCCAGAGAGGCGGTCGACTTTCGGATCGGTAAAGACATCCTTTTCGTCGACGCTTGTCGAAGAAAACTCCGAAATGACGGCTCCTTCATCGTGGCCTTTGAACCAGTGGTTCGTATCCGGCGGAATCGTATACTGATCGCCGGCCTCGAGGACGATTTCCTTTGCAGCAGTATAGTGCTCCTCGCGCGACGGCGGTTCGACGGTCGGCTCGTCGGTCGGTTCGCCCTCGACGAACAGCGAGACGGTGCCCGCACGACAGCGGAACGTCTCCTGTTTTCCGGGCGTGCCGTCAAACGGCGGATGACGGTGCTCGGGACAGGTCTGGCCAGGCAACTGGACGAGTTCTTTCGCACAGTAGCGATCCGTGTTGACGTAGGTGTGGATCTGTGTGCCGATGGTCTCGAGGTCATTGAAGCCGAAATCGACGACCTCGAGGTCGGACTGTTCGTCTTCGGTCAGGACGATGCCGGCATCTGCGATGAGGTCGAGTGCGCGCTGTTTGACGGTTTCTCGTGTGGGATCGGCGGTCATCGGGTATGACTCGCACGGATATCACAAAAAAGCCGGCGGGTTCGCCTGCGTCAATTGTGGCGCGAACGATCCGAGCCCGTCACGTGTGCCCCGAACATTTATATTTTAGTCGTGGGTCTAGTGACATGCAATGGCGAAAGGTACGGTCGCATTCTTCAACGACACTGGCGGTTACGGTTTCATCGAAAGCGAGGATTCGGACGACGACGTCTTCTTCCACATGGAAGACGTCGGCGGACCCGATCTCGAGGAAGGCCAAGAAGTCGAGTTCGACATCGAGCAGGCCGATAAAGGCCCACGCGCGACGAACGTCGAACGACTGTAAGCTGAGTTAGTCGAGGTATCGTTTTCTGATCATTACGAACCCGCAGCATCAGCGTTCTACCGGTAGTTGACGGTGTGAAACGATACGAAGTGGCACATCGCTCTCACGCACTCGGTGACGAGTGGCTTGAATATATGGGTCGGCAATTGCAGCGTTCAAATACATAGGTTGACACAAGGCATATATTTACCAACCCCTGAAACGGAGACAGACGACCAGTGTTATCGATGTGCCGTCTATCCAGCCGACCGCCCTCCTCGAGTTGGTACTGCGCCGATGACTGACCCAGATCCGACACCTGCGTCGCCACACGCCGGGGCTGAGAGTGCAACCGCCGAG is drawn from Natronolimnobius sp. AArcel1 and contains these coding sequences:
- a CDS encoding helix-turn-helix domain-containing protein yields the protein MPIDIETFERESEFDSGTTNAEQILSFLLSNDDKAFRRREIADTTDIDPNAVSAVLSRLKERDLVRHKPPYWAAGDQERIRSAVDFSRSLETLNDTLGSEDMDAWRAASADRSHPAEREDETE
- a CDS encoding hydantoinase/oxoprolinase family protein yields the protein MTIDTTATDARIGVDVGGTFTDVALSVGDRLVTAKVPTTDPQHRGVLEGIDKACADAGIEPHEIEGFAHAMTVSVNALLERDGAKTALVTTEGFRDVLEIGRQNRPHLYDLEAEKPETLVPRERRFELDERTTTDGLERAVDPDAVRDLAATIRERDIESVAVCLLHSYADPANEQAVAEVLREELEVPVSASHEVLAEFREFERTSTTAVDAYVRPAIDDYVGRLVEHAREDGLPAPRIMQANGGIADPETVREHAVTTVLSGPAAGVVGAGATVDADERGAESKDGVSLEGLVTFDMGGTSSDVSLVRDGQAERTTDAEIDGIPIRTPMVDVNTVGAGGGSIAWVDGGGALRVGPRSAGADPGPVCYGNGGTEPTVTDANVVLGYIGPETALGGEITLDIDAAREALERLADEADLDGALEAARGVYRVANATMTRTIRAVTVERGHDPREFALVGFGGAGPMHATTLADALEIGRVVVPRPGGVLSAFGLLAADESYDAVRTVGSQLDAAESETLEAVYDDLVADVLTEASDPDAAQVERAADCRYAGQSFELIVSVDESLDLETVAERFHQAHERAYGYALEEAMEIVNLRATATVPGEEPTIHHDGAGDARVGTREAYFPETGDDSRETAVYDRDRLEAGATLAGPAILEQAESTTVVPPSWTGELLANGTLVLTRADETEVGDR
- a CDS encoding mannonate dehydratase; the encoded protein is MVTPSLILPRQPDERWQQAKQLGVDSVVVHTLEIGDNQSQWTYDELRAMQNWFVDAGLTIDVIEGSVPIPDRVRLGEEGRDADIEVFKQFLRDCGDVGIPVVCYDWMAGTRWARTEAHLESRGGSYVTGFDNDKLGSPDHREAADVTADQLWEALEYFLEEVTPVAEEAGVKLGLHPDDPPRESLGDMPRIINSPEAYQRVVDSYDSEHNGITFCQGNFAAMGVDIPETIERFGEKINFIHFRDVEGDRDRFVETWHDDGPTDMFAAMHAYETHVDDDVPMRPDHVPTMAGEDNSNPGYHMLGRLFAIGYMRGLREGSQALEN
- a CDS encoding type II toxin-antitoxin system PemK/MazF family toxin, with translation MKYERGDVVEAGDPFNEEKTSRPFVILNTDAHPFDGEQYVAVTFTTQTWYDETIPVTNDDFLEGGLPKQSFLVPWGVVSLPHSDIREWFGRIDSGPLDETVDQLVTYLRA
- a CDS encoding coenzyme F420-0:L-glutamate ligase, whose product is MELTPVTDLPEIRPGDDLAALIADRAGDDLESGDVLTVASTIVSKAEGRVADLEEYPVSARAQEIADTIGDLTDEEKDPRFAQAVLEESTELLIDCPFLLTETRFGHICVNAGIDQSNVPGHDLLLLPKRPAKSAERIREGLAEHGHDDIAVIVTDTCGRPFRHGQRGVALGWAGMPASRDWRGEVDRDGDELEVTVQSVVDELSSAANLVTGEGADGVPAVVVSDWEFGDLEGSDELFRSVEDDLVRQALREWDWKGGA
- a CDS encoding hydantoinase B/oxoprolinase family protein; amino-acid sequence: MTERSSIDPVTLEVLRNQLESVAEEMGQTLIRGAYSPNIKERRDCSTALFDAEGRMIAQAEHIPVHLGAMPAAVDAVLKCDPEPGDVFVLNDPFAGGTHLPDVTMVSPLSVGTDGEEGDASEIVGYAVSRAHHADVGGMTPGSMPAGAQEIYQEGLRLPPTRLVAGGETREDVRSLILANVRNPRERRADLRAQRAANERASERLESLISEHSRETVLEGFSAVIDYSRERIESELEALPDGTYRATDVLEGDGVTDEDIEICAAVTVNGATLEVDFTGTADQLAGNCNAPLAVATSAVYFVVRCLTDPEIPPNEGCYEPVDVHAPEGTLLNPEPPAAVVGGNVETSQRVTDVVFAALAQAAPDRVPAQGQGTMNNLTIGGRDGSFTYYETIGGGFGARPDKDGMDGVQVGMTNTLNTPVESLEAEYPLRVERYALREGSGGRGRFRGGMGIERSVTLESDATVSLLTERRRHAPKGVAGGEDGAVGENLIDGESMPAKTTVDVEAGTTVTVRTPGGGGHGEPETDEE
- a CDS encoding ATP-binding protein — translated: MDFREPETLIPAAVETLPINFAILDSDGTILYTNDAWQAFGEANDIDIRPDTIGTNYLEITRQAETETAQTAAAGLAEILSGERELFELEYPCHSPETQRWFLMRAAQFTEDGQRFVAVAHFDITDRYQYQRQLEASNERLQQFAYVASHDLQEPLRMVTSYLQLLEQRYADELDEDAEEFIEFAVDGARRMEAMIEGLLAYSRVETQGASFDSVALEAVLDDVLTDLEIQIEETDVEITAESLPTVNGDPSQLRQLFQNLLDNAITYSGEQTPQVSISAHREGDEWVISISDEGIGIDPDETDRVFEVFQRLHSHEEYNGTGIGLALCKRIVERHGGEIWVSSALGDGSTFSFTLPAADA
- a CDS encoding D-lyxose/D-mannose family sugar isomerase → MTADPTRETVKQRALDLIADAGIVLTEDEQSDLEVVDFGFNDLETIGTQIHTYVNTDRYCAKELVQLPGQTCPEHRHPPFDGTPGKQETFRCRAGTVSLFVEGEPTDEPTVEPPSREEHYTAAKEIVLEAGDQYTIPPDTNHWFKGHDEGAVISEFSSTSVDEKDVFTDPKVDRLSGIDY
- a CDS encoding 5,10-methylenetetrahydromethanopterin reductase, with the protein product MAGKNTQTDGDAPTWGIELTPEHPLEEIAELAALAETEGFDLALSSSHYFNRDPFVALSQMASATDDIRLGPGVVNPYETHPVRLAAQAATIDEVSDGRGVFGIGAGDRSALSNLGVEHDRPLRRVLETFDVARDLWAGETVSHDGTFTAKDASLNLEACELPVYVGAQGPHMLRMSAKHADGVLINAAHPRDLEWAAGQIEQGLEERPEEHGAFESLAFASVSVAAAEDEAREAARPPVAFIAGAAAEPVLERHEIDREAAEAVSDALERGELGEAFGCVTPEMIDAFCIAGTTETVAEQFEAALEFVDGIVVGSPIGPDLEDGIKRASEALERANER
- a CDS encoding cold-shock protein, with the protein product MAKGTVAFFNDTGGYGFIESEDSDDDVFFHMEDVGGPDLEEGQEVEFDIEQADKGPRATNVERL